The window AAAGGAGAGGGCACATTGTTTAGCTATTGTACAGAATTAGGAAACCGAAATTTCTTGCCATCTAAATGTTATATCAGCGCAATAGAATAAACTATTTACCAAAAGAACGGAGAATAAAAAAGGAGACATTTAGGACTTTCGTCCTTTTAGCATTCCAGAGGAGGACACAAAACAAGTTTTCCAGTAGGTACTAAAATATCATATTAAGGGTGAGCTTTATATTTCAGGAATAAAGCAGAGGTATGAAAACGAGAATATTATCCCCCCATAGTCATTTTGCCGATGCCCCCGTCTATTTCAAGAGAGTTGGTTGTGTAATTGCCGGTCAAGCTATTAAAAAAAGCTTTAAATTATTACAATTACAGTGATGATTACCATTTTCCATTTCAAAGAAGCTTTGTATAAGCTTCGTGAATACCCCGACTTTTGTTAGTACTTACCAATCTAATTTGGAGACCTTTTGCTAAGGACTTCTAACAAATTGATAAGTTCTTCCAGAGTAGTATTATCACTGATGCCGGGGTTCGGCATTGTTGTTCCTGGAGCAAAACCTTGCGGATCTTTTATAAATTCCTTGAGGTTATCGTGTGTCCAGTTCCCTGTTTTATCTTGAAGGGCCTCTGAATAGTATTGGTAATTGGTCGAACCTATTTCTGAGCCGAAGATAGACGCCAAGCTGGGCGCGTTTATATGGTCAGACGGTTCTATTGAATGACATTGCCTGCATCCATCAATAGTTGTTTTGATATTATTACGCACCTTTTCATTACCAATTGATTCTACCAAATAATCTTTAACAAAATTATCGGTATATGGCTGACCGGTGAGGAATATGAGCTTTTTGCTGTCCGTCCATATAACCAGACGCCCATCGGTATGCTGATGGACATAGCGTAGTCGCTCACCAATTTTAATTTCTTCTGAAAAGAGCACACGATTGTCTTTTATACGAGTGTGAAAAAGGCTCATGGTTTTAAGGGATCCCATTAAAAGGTCTCCATCCCAGCTTTCATGAAAACCTTGTATAGAAGTTAGACTGGAGATAGCAACAGAAGGTAACCATGCAAAGATGGGTTCTTTAAATGTATCATGGCGTCCGTAAACCAAAATATTTGGAACGGGAAGCTTAGAGTATTGAGTTCCCAAGGTTTCTACGGGCCAACCATAATTGTTGCCTTCTTCTATATGATTTAACTCGTCACCTCCACGCAAACCATGTTCGACCGTCCAGAGTGTTCCTGTATTATCCACGGTAACCCCTTGGGGATTTCGAATTCCGGTAGCTACGATTCGTGAACTTCTTGAATCCAAGTCGATACCTATAATTTTCCCGTATTCATATATCGGATCTTGTGCAATGGCCTTTGGGGCATACATACCATCCCAGTGATAGTCTCCGCTACCGAGAAATATCGTAGAAGGAGTTTGAAACGCAATTCTTCCTCCTGCAAGTCCTCCTTCCAGCGCATTGTTAATGCTTTTGAGTTCAAGACAAGGTTGTGTACGGTAAATGATTTCCCAATCGTCACTTTGTACTGATAACTGTTCAATAGATCGTATACCCCCATCGACAGGTAA of the Fodinibius sp. Rm-B-1B1-1 genome contains:
- a CDS encoding PQQ-dependent sugar dehydrogenase; this translates as MSRWNKYILAFFFLGGGFSIILFGGYLAGIHELPPYWFLRRVELHVFGRTFEKIKTTENPEYYDSIFLRLYSNQIDISDRINREGRGGGLTSFGDAVVLLAHDGQIFAAYSADDIRNTDITVPENGFSAYQKAAELDEFKDLKHNFGLYRYNDILFYESERHRGLAVSYTEFDSTENCYRNAVATLPVDGGIRSIEQLSVQSDDWEIIYRTQPCLELKSINNALEGGLAGGRIAFQTPSTIFLGSGDYHWDGMYAPKAIAQDPIYEYGKIIGIDLDSRSSRIVATGIRNPQGVTVDNTGTLWTVEHGLRGGDELNHIEEGNNYGWPVETLGTQYSKLPVPNILVYGRHDTFKEPIFAWLPSVAISSLTSIQGFHESWDGDLLMGSLKTMSLFHTRIKDNRVLFSEEIKIGERLRYVHQHTDGRLVIWTDSKKLIFLTGQPYTDNFVKDYLVESIGNEKVRNNIKTTIDGCRQCHSIEPSDHINAPSLASIFGSEIGSTNYQYYSEALQDKTGNWTHDNLKEFIKDPQGFAPGTTMPNPGISDNTTLEELINLLEVLSKRSPN